In a genomic window of Candidatus Omnitrophota bacterium:
- the amrB gene encoding AmmeMemoRadiSam system protein B, with the protein MSNKIFLLIQIFVFSFCLNCHAASIKQPEFGGQFYPQQEEELSAMIGSFLGKSSPGPVSGDIFALISPHAGYGYSGQTAAFGYKLIKDKPYKTVIILGTSHHKIFNGAALYGQGAFATSLGKINVDEEFTKKIIGKDPEVFTDESAFDKEHSVEVELPFLQKVLADFKIVPVVVGDCSLKTCRKIALLFKEAIGERKDVLVVVSSDLYHGYDFEEADRVDAVTLDLIKKMDYQGLYYALREGRAQACGGIGIVIALDIARELGYRRAEVLNHTNSAMVTGKATKGEWTVGYASCAVFRPPARPLIGQGGNMLNIQQRKKLLKIARQAIEEYLKTGEKLEVSEADPVLNQKMGSFVTLTEHGGLRGCIGNLTANQPLYLTVRDMAIAAAVDDPRFPPVSLTEVKNIQLEISVLSPLERVVSAENIELGKHGVLVRKGAQNGVFLPQVATETGWNKEEFLNNLCSQKAGLPPGAWKDKNTELYVFNAEVFSEKELGE; encoded by the coding sequence ATGTCAAATAAAATATTCCTCTTAATTCAAATCTTTGTGTTTTCTTTTTGTTTAAACTGTCATGCCGCATCAATAAAACAACCGGAGTTTGGCGGGCAGTTTTATCCGCAGCAGGAAGAGGAATTATCGGCGATGATCGGCAGTTTTTTGGGAAAAAGCAGCCCCGGGCCTGTATCCGGAGATATTTTTGCCCTTATCAGTCCGCACGCCGGTTATGGTTATTCCGGTCAGACTGCCGCATTCGGCTACAAGCTGATCAAAGATAAACCTTATAAAACCGTAATTATTTTAGGGACCAGCCACCATAAGATTTTTAACGGCGCTGCCCTCTATGGCCAGGGGGCTTTTGCTACCAGTTTAGGCAAAATAAATGTCGATGAAGAATTCACTAAAAAAATAATTGGTAAAGATCCCGAGGTTTTTACTGACGAATCTGCTTTTGATAAAGAGCACTCAGTAGAGGTAGAACTGCCTTTTTTACAAAAAGTATTGGCTGATTTTAAAATCGTTCCGGTTGTCGTCGGTGATTGTTCGCTCAAGACTTGCAGGAAGATCGCGCTTTTGTTCAAAGAAGCCATTGGCGAACGTAAAGATGTTTTGGTCGTGGTATCCTCTGACCTGTACCATGGTTATGATTTTGAGGAAGCCGATAGAGTTGATGCGGTTACTCTCGATTTGATCAAAAAAATGGATTACCAGGGTTTGTATTATGCTTTGCGTGAAGGCAGGGCGCAGGCCTGCGGAGGGATTGGTATCGTAATTGCTTTAGATATAGCCAGAGAACTAGGATATAGAAGAGCAGAGGTTTTAAATCATACAAATTCTGCGATGGTAACAGGAAAAGCAACTAAAGGCGAGTGGACAGTAGGTTATGCCAGTTGCGCGGTTTTTAGGCCGCCGGCACGGCCCCTTATAGGGCAAGGAGGAAATATGCTAAATATACAGCAAAGAAAAAAACTTTTAAAGATCGCCCGCCAAGCTATTGAAGAATATTTAAAAACCGGAGAGAAATTGGAAGTTAGCGAAGCTGACCCGGTTTTAAATCAGAAAATGGGTTCTTTTGTTACTCTTACCGAGCATGGAGGACTGCGGGGGTGTATTGGGAATCTTACGGCAAACCAGCCTCTATATTTAACTGTGCGGGATATGGCCATTGCGGCAGCAGTCGATGACCCGCGTTTTCCTCCGGTTAGCTTGACAGAGGTTAAAAATATCCAGCTGGAAATTTCTGTTTTGTCTCCATTAGAAAGAGTTGTTTCTGCTGAAAATATTGAATTGGGCAAACATGGGGTCCTGGTGCGTAAAGGCGCTCAAAACGGGGTGTTCCTTCCGCAGGTAGCTACGGAGACCGGATGGAACAAGGAGGAGTTTCTTAACAATCTTTGTTCCCAAAAAGCAGGTTTGCCGCCAGGCGCCTGGAAGGATAAAAATACCGAGCTTTATGTTTTTAATGCCGAAGTTTTTTCTGAGAAAGAGCTAGGAGAATGA
- a CDS encoding glycosyltransferase family 39 protein: MKNNKYIKHIIILAVLSYFCFMFGNGLLSLTIPDEVFYAQTAKEMARQHSWMTPYLFGQPQFEKPVFLYWLLRLGFMIFGINSFAARFFPALFGMIGVIAVYLLGRIGFKDPQKSFVSAILLMTCGLYIGLARTVFTDLIFSVFILLSLLSFYWGYSFKNRKGPGILLFFVFAALATLTKGPLGLLIPFLSATLFLLIKKDLNFLLNRYLLWGLLLFGLISLPWYILMFKLYGNTFVHEFFYNDHFRRIIEAEHPGNDTWYFYPLAMAGCIFPWSVFFIFSLFFLPQYLKQRDNHFYVFLVCWISAVLVIFQSAHSKLVSYIFPVFAALALFTVNFIMDLISQKKRLIYFILSLNLLTVFLIPAALIIISIWFKHYLSPYLLAQPVINFFVFVFLAFGLVLSFLVARKKLLKSIYCLTLFVPIMVYLVPFVRHNIQPYLSPKESCEYLLKNYKIDNAILSSKFFARGVKYYMDKEVAVIDMPGTPFFSPHPIPFLNSKDKVLDFLRKQKVTYCVLKKSSVEDIARIVSGGFKYTLLKVIGNEYILKIETL; the protein is encoded by the coding sequence ATGAAAAATAATAAATATATAAAACATATCATTATTTTGGCCGTTCTTTCCTATTTTTGTTTTATGTTTGGTAACGGCCTGCTTAGCCTTACTATTCCCGATGAAGTTTTTTACGCTCAAACCGCCAAAGAGATGGCCCGGCAGCATAGCTGGATGACTCCTTATCTGTTTGGCCAGCCGCAGTTTGAGAAGCCGGTATTTCTTTACTGGCTGCTCAGGCTGGGATTTATGATATTTGGAATAAACAGTTTTGCCGCCAGATTTTTCCCCGCTTTATTCGGGATGATCGGGGTAATTGCCGTTTACCTGCTCGGACGAATAGGTTTTAAAGACCCCCAAAAATCCTTTGTTTCCGCCATACTCTTAATGACCTGCGGGCTCTATATCGGCCTGGCGCGTACCGTATTTACGGATCTGATTTTTAGCGTATTTATTCTTTTGTCTTTACTATCTTTTTATTGGGGATATTCGTTTAAGAATAGAAAAGGCCCGGGGATATTGTTATTTTTTGTTTTTGCGGCGTTGGCAACTTTAACCAAAGGGCCCTTGGGCTTGCTCATTCCTTTTTTAAGCGCAACTTTATTTTTGTTGATCAAAAAGGATTTGAATTTTTTACTCAATCGGTATTTACTTTGGGGATTGTTACTTTTTGGATTAATTTCTCTGCCTTGGTATATCCTGATGTTCAAGCTATACGGGAATACTTTTGTTCATGAATTTTTTTACAATGACCACTTTAGGAGAATTATCGAAGCCGAACATCCTGGAAATGATACCTGGTATTTTTATCCTTTAGCTATGGCTGGCTGCATATTCCCTTGGAGCGTTTTTTTTATTTTTTCTTTATTTTTCCTGCCTCAATATTTGAAACAGAGAGATAATCATTTCTATGTTTTTTTGGTTTGCTGGATATCGGCTGTATTAGTTATTTTTCAGAGCGCGCATTCTAAATTAGTAAGTTATATTTTTCCGGTTTTTGCCGCCTTAGCTTTGTTTACGGTTAATTTTATCATGGATTTAATTTCTCAAAAGAAGCGCCTGATTTATTTCATTTTATCCCTTAACTTGCTTACGGTTTTTTTAATACCTGCGGCTTTAATTATTATTTCCATTTGGTTCAAGCATTATTTAAGCCCGTATCTCTTGGCGCAACCAGTAATCAATTTCTTTGTTTTTGTCTTTTTGGCCTTTGGCCTTGTTTTGTCCTTCTTAGTAGCCAGAAAAAAATTACTAAAGAGTATTTATTGCCTTACTTTGTTTGTTCCCATAATGGTATATCTTGTTCCGTTTGTGCGCCACAATATCCAGCCATATTTGTCCCCTAAGGAGAGTTGCGAGTATTTACTTAAGAATTATAAAATCGATAATGCTATTTTAAGTTCTAAGTTTTTTGCGCGCGGAGTAAAATACTATATGGATAAAGAGGTCGCGGTAATCGATATGCCGGGCACCCCTTTTTTTAGCCCTCATCCTATACCGTTCTTGAATTCTAAAGACAAAGTGCTTGATTTTCTGCGCAAGCAGAAGGTTACTTATTGCGTTTTAAAAAAGAGTTCAGTTGAGGATATTGCGCGTATTGTTTCCGGAGGATTTAAATATACGCTGTTAAAGGTTATCGGGAATGAATATATCCTAAAGATCGAAACCCTCTAA
- the cbiM gene encoding cobalt transporter CbiM yields the protein MHIPDGYLGPATCGFFYVAMLPIWAAASRIVKKTLAARQVPMLAIGAAFSFVIMMLNIPIPAGTTGHAVGSVLVAILLGPWAACIAITVALVIQALLFGDGGITAIGANCFNMAFAMPFVGYYIYKIISYRTPIGSRRRVLAAGIAGYIGINAAAFLTGVEFGLQPLLHHNVNGQALYCPYGLNVAVPVMVSEHLLVFGWIEAIVTALVIKYLQEHSSELLAEEKTSS from the coding sequence ATGCATATACCCGACGGGTATTTAGGCCCGGCAACCTGCGGATTTTTTTATGTTGCAATGCTGCCGATATGGGCAGCAGCTTCCAGGATTGTGAAGAAGACGCTGGCGGCGCGCCAGGTGCCGATGCTGGCAATCGGGGCGGCTTTTAGTTTTGTGATCATGATGTTAAATATTCCCATCCCGGCAGGGACAACCGGCCATGCCGTGGGCAGTGTTTTAGTGGCGATACTGCTTGGCCCCTGGGCGGCTTGTATTGCCATCACCGTGGCGCTGGTTATCCAGGCATTGTTATTTGGCGACGGAGGTATTACCGCTATCGGCGCTAATTGTTTTAATATGGCATTTGCGATGCCGTTTGTCGGCTATTACATATATAAGATTATTAGTTACCGTACTCCGATAGGTTCACGCCGAAGGGTATTGGCTGCCGGAATAGCCGGATATATCGGCATTAATGCGGCTGCTTTTTTAACCGGCGTTGAATTCGGATTGCAGCCGTTATTGCATCATAATGTAAATGGCCAGGCATTATACTGCCCTTATGGATTAAATGTGGCCGTGCCGGTAATGGTGAGTGAACATCTTTTGGTATTCGGCTGGATAGAAGCAATTGTGACCGCCTTGGTAATTAAATATCTGCAGGAACATTCTTCAGAACTCTTGGCAGAGGAAAAAACAAGTTCATGA
- a CDS encoding nitroreductase family protein: protein MENLLNLLKIRRSVRAFQDKDIPRKQLEEIIDTARFAPTARNVQPWEFVVVTNKKKLTELAALGQNCRFMGQAAACVAVFSIDTHYFLEDGCAATCNILLAACALGIGSCWIAGDKKPYCQQVNTLLNAPLGMKLISLVALGYSQDKNAFKIVEKRGLKELLHWEKF from the coding sequence ATGGAAAATTTACTAAACCTTTTGAAGATCAGGCGCAGCGTAAGAGCGTTTCAGGATAAAGATATACCTAGAAAACAGCTTGAGGAGATTATTGATACTGCCCGGTTTGCTCCTACAGCCAGGAATGTCCAGCCTTGGGAATTTGTAGTGGTAACGAATAAGAAAAAATTAACGGAATTGGCTGCTTTGGGTCAAAACTGCAGGTTTATGGGCCAGGCAGCTGCCTGTGTTGCGGTTTTTTCCATTGATACCCATTATTTTCTTGAGGATGGGTGCGCGGCTACCTGCAATATTCTTTTGGCGGCTTGCGCCTTAGGAATAGGTTCATGCTGGATAGCCGGCGATAAGAAACCTTATTGCCAGCAGGTAAACACCTTATTGAATGCGCCATTAGGTATGAAGTTAATCAGCCTGGTCGCTTTGGGGTATTCTCAGGATAAAAACGCGTTTAAAATCGTAGAAAAGAGAGGATTAAAGGAATTATTGCATTGGGAGAAATTTTAA
- a CDS encoding MiaB/RimO family radical SAM methylthiotransferase has product MKSIKFFTLGCKANQYDTQSIRERFLNKGFQEANQRKPPDYFLVNTCTVTAGADQKSRNTIRKCIRANPKAKVIVTGCLVEKDSQALADIRGIALVVRKSFFPEGISSFSRHTRAFLKIQDGCSNFCTYCKVALVRGRERSKNLTQIVSEAKKLIACGYKEIVLTGICLGAYGRDFSPKKNIVDVIKVLEKIEGLSRIRLSSIEAGDISPRLIKCLEGSRKFCRHLHIPIQSGDDYILKRMNRKYTRQKYQDLINRLKRSIPQISITTDCLVGFPGETEKNFENTVDLIRKINPLKVHIFPYSSRPGTRAADFNGLVDPKIINLRCQKLGKIVQQCQMNFMRKFVAKKAAVLIEGRAKDNPNFLEGLTDNYLQVRLPFKPDLKNTIANVRISRIFEDYFIGEYIDNF; this is encoded by the coding sequence ATGAAGAGCATTAAATTCTTTACCCTTGGCTGTAAGGCTAACCAGTATGATACCCAGAGTATCCGCGAAAGGTTCTTAAATAAGGGTTTTCAGGAGGCCAATCAGAGAAAGCCGCCTGATTATTTCCTGGTAAATACCTGCACCGTTACCGCTGGGGCTGACCAGAAATCCCGCAATACCATTCGTAAGTGTATCCGGGCTAACCCAAAAGCAAAAGTGATTGTCACCGGCTGCCTGGTGGAAAAAGACAGCCAAGCATTAGCCGATATCCGGGGCATTGCTTTGGTCGTCAGGAAAAGTTTTTTTCCGGAAGGGATAAGCAGTTTTAGCCGGCATACCCGGGCTTTCTTAAAAATTCAGGATGGCTGCAGTAATTTCTGCACCTATTGCAAAGTAGCTTTGGTGCGCGGCAGGGAGCGCAGTAAAAACCTAACCCAGATAGTTAGCGAGGCAAAAAAACTGATAGCTTGCGGATATAAAGAAATAGTATTGACCGGTATTTGCCTGGGCGCTTATGGCCGGGATTTTTCTCCTAAAAAAAATATAGTTGATGTTATTAAGGTTCTTGAAAAGATTGAAGGTTTATCGCGGATAAGATTAAGCTCTATTGAGGCCGGGGATATTTCCCCGAGATTAATTAAGTGCTTAGAGGGCAGCCGGAAATTTTGCCGGCATTTACATATCCCTATTCAAAGCGGAGATGATTATATCTTAAAACGCATGAACCGCAAATATACCAGGCAAAAATATCAGGATCTGATTAACCGGTTGAAACGCAGTATCCCCCAGATTTCTATTACTACCGACTGTTTGGTTGGTTTTCCGGGAGAAACTGAGAAAAATTTTGAGAATACCGTTGATTTAATCAGGAAGATTAATCCGTTAAAGGTGCATATATTCCCTTATTCCAGCCGTCCGGGGACAAGAGCTGCGGATTTTAACGGGTTAGTTGACCCCAAAATTATTAACCTTCGCTGCCAGAAGTTAGGAAAAATTGTCCAGCAGTGCCAAATGAATTTTATGCGCAAGTTTGTTGCTAAAAAGGCCGCTGTTTTGATTGAGGGCAGGGCCAAAGATAATCCTAACTTTTTGGAAGGTTTAACGGATAATTACCTGCAGGTCAGGTTGCCATTTAAACCGGATTTAAAAAATACGATTGCCAACGTCAGGATCAGCCGTATTTTTGAAGATTATTTTATCGGTGAATATATTGACAATTTTTAG
- a CDS encoding PDGLE domain-containing protein, giving the protein MKIISKFWIIMGVLIILSPLGLLLPEHFKAGAGWGEWGSDEIQKSAGYIPKGFGNLSSLWHAPMPDYRFKGWEEKGLPALSFAYIISAIIGIFVVASIVFLIAKVLSKK; this is encoded by the coding sequence ATGAAAATTATTTCTAAGTTTTGGATTATTATGGGAGTGCTGATTATTTTGTCTCCTTTGGGGTTGTTGCTCCCGGAACATTTTAAGGCAGGTGCTGGTTGGGGAGAATGGGGTTCTGATGAAATTCAGAAGTCGGCTGGTTATATTCCAAAAGGCTTTGGGAATCTTTCTAGCCTTTGGCATGCGCCCATGCCCGATTATAGGTTCAAGGGCTGGGAGGAAAAAGGTTTACCGGCTTTAAGCTTTGCGTATATAATTTCAGCAATAATCGGTATTTTTGTTGTCGCAAGTATAGTATTTTTAATTGCTAAAGTTTTAAGCAAAAAATAA
- a CDS encoding YbgC/FadM family acyl-CoA thioesterase has product MNILTIFSLAVKSTHKGNLMKKRIYYHHTDCGGVVYYANYLKFLEEARTEYFEQKNASIKLLADSGFMFVVARQEIDYKFPAKYGDQLDIQTQVGAISGVRIEFLHEIRNQDKQIIVQAKTILVCVDKNLKPQAIPEDLRLKLR; this is encoded by the coding sequence GTGAATATATTGACAATTTTTAGTTTAGCGGTAAAATCTACCCACAAGGGTAATCTTATGAAAAAGCGTATTTATTACCATCATACCGATTGCGGCGGGGTAGTTTATTACGCCAATTATCTTAAATTTTTAGAAGAGGCGCGCACCGAATATTTTGAGCAGAAAAACGCTTCAATTAAGCTGTTGGCGGATTCCGGTTTTATGTTTGTAGTCGCCCGGCAGGAAATTGATTATAAGTTTCCGGCTAAATACGGCGACCAGCTGGATATTCAAACTCAGGTTGGCGCAATCAGCGGAGTGCGCATTGAATTTCTGCATGAAATCCGTAATCAGGATAAGCAAATAATTGTCCAAGCCAAAACCATCCTTGTTTGTGTCGATAAGAACCTAAAACCGCAAGCCATTCCCGAAGACCTGCGATTAAAGTTGAGGTAA
- a CDS encoding RsmE family RNA methyltransferase, translated as MNRFFIAKINPLDKYIILDDPVQVHHLKNVLRIKPQEKVAVFDSLGNEYFVLVTEVGPKAVKLELKEKKLSEDSGIKITVACAIPKNVKMDDIVDKLTQLGVECIIPLETARVIVRLDKQKKLERLRRWEKISLSALKQSQRSKSVTIKPVSELSDVVLAARSFDLKLIPTLEGERKTLKGAFDDSSKKIKTVMVLIGPEGDFTPAEVTLAKEAGFLPVDLGKGVLRVDTAAIAVVSFIKLNEEH; from the coding sequence ATGAATCGTTTTTTCATCGCCAAGATCAACCCGCTTGATAAATATATAATCTTGGATGATCCTGTTCAAGTGCATCACTTAAAAAATGTGCTTAGAATTAAGCCGCAGGAAAAGGTGGCGGTTTTTGACAGCCTGGGCAACGAGTATTTTGTTTTAGTTACTGAGGTGGGGCCAAAGGCGGTAAAATTGGAATTAAAAGAAAAAAAACTATCAGAAGATTCAGGGATTAAAATTACGGTTGCCTGCGCTATTCCGAAAAATGTAAAAATGGATGATATTGTGGATAAGCTTACGCAATTGGGAGTAGAATGCATAATTCCGCTTGAAACAGCACGCGTAATTGTAAGATTAGATAAGCAAAAAAAACTGGAACGCCTGCGGCGTTGGGAGAAGATTAGTTTGAGCGCGCTTAAACAAAGCCAGCGCAGTAAATCCGTAACGATTAAGCCGGTAAGCGAGCTTAGCGATGTAGTTTTAGCTGCGCGTAGCTTTGATTTAAAACTAATTCCCACCTTAGAAGGAGAGAGAAAGACCCTTAAAGGGGCTTTTGATGATTCTTCCAAGAAAATTAAAACTGTGATGGTCCTCATCGGCCCGGAGGGGGATTTTACGCCCGCGGAAGTTACTTTGGCAAAAGAAGCCGGTTTTCTTCCGGTTGATCTTGGTAAAGGGGTTTTACGCGTGGATACTGCCGCTATTGCAGTTGTTAGTTTTATTAAATTAAATGAAGAGCATTAA
- a CDS encoding DEAD/DEAH box helicase, with the protein MTNNITQAPVNFYGLGIAPKILDLLERMKFKVPTPIQLKAIPLALEGKDIVGIAQTGTGKTHSFAIPMVQRLVQKKGIGLVLAPTRELAIQIEEAFAEIARVFGMKTACLIGGAPMPPQVQALRRDPQIVIATPGRLIDHMSQWNFLPDSVIMLVLDEADRMLDMGFAPQIDKILRFLPKDRQTMLFSATMPKEIMSIAAKHMKLPLSVEIAPPGTTAERVTQELFIVKKEAKTQLLKKLLAQYHGSVLLFSRTKHNARKIVKSIWDMGHSASEIHSNRSLSQRRDALEGFKAGKYRVLVATDIASRGIDVTGIELVLNYDLPEDAENYVHRIGRTARAGHKGHAVSFATPDQGRDVADIEKLIKATLPVSKHAELTLDKFGEPSHQSSHRSGHRQSGYGQPKKPYKYPKPKFYR; encoded by the coding sequence ATGACAAACAATATTACGCAAGCTCCGGTAAATTTTTATGGTTTGGGTATTGCTCCGAAGATCCTGGATCTCTTGGAGCGCATGAAGTTTAAAGTCCCCACGCCTATCCAGTTAAAGGCGATTCCCCTGGCCCTTGAAGGAAAAGATATCGTAGGTATCGCCCAAACCGGAACTGGTAAGACGCATTCTTTTGCTATCCCTATGGTCCAGCGCCTGGTTCAGAAAAAAGGTATCGGCTTAGTTCTTGCTCCGACCAGGGAGTTGGCTATTCAGATTGAGGAAGCCTTTGCGGAAATTGCGCGTGTTTTTGGCATGAAGACTGCCTGCCTTATCGGCGGTGCGCCGATGCCGCCTCAGGTACAGGCTTTGCGCAGGGACCCGCAAATAGTTATCGCCACCCCCGGAAGGCTGATTGATCATATGTCGCAGTGGAATTTTCTGCCTGATTCTGTAATTATGCTTGTGCTGGATGAGGCCGACCGCATGCTGGACATGGGTTTTGCTCCGCAAATTGATAAAATTTTGCGTTTTCTGCCCAAAGACAGGCAAACCATGCTTTTTTCCGCGACCATGCCGAAAGAAATTATGAGCATAGCGGCTAAACATATGAAATTACCTTTGAGTGTTGAGATCGCCCCTCCGGGCACTACCGCTGAACGCGTTACGCAAGAGTTATTTATTGTTAAAAAAGAGGCTAAGACGCAATTACTCAAGAAATTGCTTGCCCAATATCACGGTTCAGTCCTGTTATTTTCACGCACTAAGCATAACGCCAGAAAAATCGTCAAGTCAATCTGGGATATGGGCCACTCTGCTTCAGAAATACATTCTAACCGTTCTCTTAGCCAGCGCCGGGATGCCTTAGAAGGTTTTAAAGCCGGTAAATACAGGGTATTGGTTGCTACTGATATTGCTTCTCGCGGCATTGATGTTACCGGTATCGAGTTGGTGCTTAATTATGATTTACCCGAGGATGCGGAAAATTACGTGCACCGTATCGGCCGCACTGCCCGCGCCGGGCATAAGGGGCATGCGGTTTCTTTTGCCACCCCGGATCAGGGCCGTGATGTGGCGGATATTGAAAAACTTATTAAAGCCACCTTACCCGTATCAAAACACGCGGAACTTACCCTGGATAAATTTGGTGAGCCCAGCCATCAATCTAGTCATCGATCCGGACATAGGCAATCAGGATACGGCCAGCCCAAAAAACCGTATAAATATCCCAAGCCCAAATTTTATCGCTAG
- a CDS encoding MFS transporter, with the protein MNNHKKSAFQLILLFGLVSLFGDMVYEGARSINGPYLKTLGANAVIVGLVAGIAEFLGYALRLFSGYFADKSKAYWLFTFLGYGMLLSVPLLSLVGAWQIAIVFIIMERLGKALRSPARDTILSQATKQVGTGIGFAIAEVLDQVGAISGPLIFTVLFVILGKGDRGLVDYQHGYALLWIPLILVLFCLAIAYRRTPNPEVLEEAVTKNPGQDKLSKVFWIYTIFTFVTTLGFANFALVGYHFKAKHVLTDAQIPLFYALAMGVDAIAALAIGKAYDIFKSRHNNEKAGLVTLVTIPVFSLFIPAFIFSTKFSLVLTGAIIWGIVMGLHETVMRSAIADITPLKKRGTGYGIFNAAYGLAIFIGSALTGLLYENSILAVIIISIAVEVAAIFAFFVLKKEALK; encoded by the coding sequence ATGAACAATCACAAAAAATCCGCATTTCAATTGATTCTGCTTTTTGGGCTGGTCAGCCTTTTCGGGGATATGGTTTATGAGGGGGCACGCTCTATCAATGGCCCGTATCTTAAAACCCTTGGCGCAAATGCCGTAATCGTGGGTTTGGTTGCCGGAATCGCTGAATTTTTAGGCTATGCGCTGCGCCTGTTTTCAGGATATTTTGCCGATAAGAGCAAAGCTTATTGGCTATTTACCTTTTTAGGTTATGGCATGCTGCTGAGCGTGCCTTTGCTTTCTCTGGTTGGGGCCTGGCAGATTGCGATTGTCTTTATCATTATGGAAAGGTTAGGCAAGGCTTTGCGCAGTCCGGCAAGAGATACTATCCTTTCACAGGCTACTAAGCAGGTGGGCACGGGGATCGGTTTTGCCATAGCTGAAGTGCTTGATCAGGTTGGAGCAATCAGCGGTCCGTTAATTTTTACCGTGCTTTTTGTAATTCTTGGTAAAGGGGATCGGGGCCTGGTAGATTATCAGCACGGGTATGCTTTACTTTGGATCCCTTTGATTTTAGTTTTGTTCTGCCTTGCTATTGCCTACCGCAGGACGCCTAACCCGGAAGTTCTGGAGGAAGCGGTAACTAAAAATCCGGGGCAAGATAAGCTAAGTAAAGTTTTTTGGATTTATACTATTTTTACTTTTGTTACTACCCTGGGTTTTGCTAATTTTGCTTTAGTCGGTTATCACTTTAAAGCTAAACACGTGCTGACTGACGCGCAAATCCCCTTATTTTACGCTTTGGCTATGGGAGTTGACGCTATAGCGGCTTTGGCTATCGGAAAGGCCTATGATATTTTTAAGTCCAGGCATAATAATGAAAAGGCGGGCTTAGTTACCTTGGTTACTATCCCGGTTTTTTCCTTATTTATTCCGGCGTTTATTTTTTCTACTAAATTTTCTTTAGTTTTAACAGGAGCAATTATCTGGGGGATTGTTATGGGGTTACACGAAACTGTGATGCGTTCGGCAATCGCCGACATTACTCCGTTGAAAAAGAGAGGGACCGGTTACGGAATATTTAATGCTGCTTATGGTTTGGCGATTTTTATCGGCAGCGCCCTTACCGGGCTGCTTTATGAAAATTCTATACTTGCAGTTATCATTATTAGTATCGCGGTTGAAGTAGCGGCCATATTTGCGTTCTTTGTTTTGAAAAAAGAGGCCTTGAAATAA
- a CDS encoding polysaccharide deacetylase family protein: MKKITVKKLIFLSLASIVFIILAVGAFTVFFDQAVIVRRDTIYRIPSSEKAVALTFDDGPSPVWTPKILDVLKEARVKATFFMLGMHVQRYPDVARRVAEEGHEIGNHTYDHHGVFYYKPEELNREVGDAEKIIKSITGVKTKYFRPPKAWLTRKEKEQLKGMGYETVLWSLNSKDWVTFDDRYIVKYILRHVRPGDILLFHDSGGVFKPEGGKRKETVKAVSRLIEKLRERGYRFVTISELLKLQVKNEK; the protein is encoded by the coding sequence ATGAAGAAGATAACTGTAAAAAAATTAATATTTTTGAGTTTGGCCTCTATTGTTTTTATCATCTTAGCGGTAGGCGCATTTACCGTATTTTTTGATCAGGCGGTGATTGTCAGAAGGGATACGATTTACCGCATTCCTTCTTCCGAAAAGGCGGTGGCGCTTACTTTCGACGATGGCCCTTCTCCTGTCTGGACTCCCAAAATATTGGATGTGCTTAAAGAGGCCCGGGTTAAAGCCACTTTTTTTATGTTAGGCATGCATGTACAGCGTTATCCAGATGTGGCCAGGCGCGTGGCTGAAGAAGGCCATGAGATCGGCAATCATACCTACGATCACCATGGGGTATTTTATTATAAACCTGAGGAATTGAATAGAGAAGTAGGTGATGCTGAAAAAATAATAAAAAGTATTACCGGTGTAAAAACTAAATATTTTAGGCCCCCTAAAGCCTGGCTTACCAGGAAAGAAAAGGAGCAGCTTAAGGGTATGGGTTATGAAACTGTATTGTGGTCGCTAAATTCCAAGGATTGGGTTACTTTTGACGACCGCTATATTGTAAAGTATATATTGCGCCATGTCCGGCCGGGAGATATACTTCTTTTTCATGATAGCGGGGGGGTATTTAAGCCCGAAGGCGGCAAGCGCAAAGAAACGGTAAAAGCTGTCAGCCGCTTGATTGAGAAGCTGAGGGAACGCGGGTATAGATTTGTGACAATCAGTGAACTTTTGAAGTTGCAAGTAAAAAATGAAAAATAA